One Mauremys mutica isolate MM-2020 ecotype Southern chromosome 19, ASM2049712v1, whole genome shotgun sequence genomic window carries:
- the MKS1 gene encoding Meckel syndrome type 1 protein isoform X2 has product MEEPGWSTDAGGAVYRSRDPVRNLRIRVHIQRVTSTSLLLQQLQQPAGQQGKELISLATFSSHPAASGNCPDDEEEAVIGWQEKLFSQFEVDLYQHESACQTPLDRQYHHEILKLEKSGGRKNYRIFTYTDHDRFTNLEERCQKVTSSEQEVPSFLAERMANLRRRRQDRRPTAGSVLKSRIITWKPSEEFIKNNHVINTPVQTMYIMGDLGPYGTLGHREYEHVLCTVKMDGNGVITVKPDFTSTKGAYRIELDGEKRELWRYTVENASAQVQREEEEREQRMFRDLYSRHKEYLNGLVGSDFEMTLPGALRLFVNGEIGWSSPAFQQLSGVTQTCATKTLGRDNVAYFSYPFTLEMFFTQEDESEGSLPLWPVIYFEVLSLDYWQRYRVEGYGSVVLPAAPGFHTLTAPTWRPTELGTVSELRRFFIGGSPELEDMTYVRVPGIFKGECLSRFGFRTETTGSVTFRLHCLQQSRAFLESSALRKHMQSVLDRLGGFSQQNSLYSVLEAFQRARRRMQEARESLPQDLISTSASTVQQP; this is encoded by the exons ATGGAGGAGCCGGGCTGGAGCACGGACGCCGGCGGGGCGGTGTATCGCTCCCGGGACCCCGTGCGGAACCTGCGCATCCG ggTTCACATCCAGCGGGTCACTTCCACCAGcctcctcctgcagcagctccagcagcccgccgggcagcaggggaaggagcTCATCAGCTTGGCCACCTTCAGCTCCCACCCTGCTGCAA GTGGCAATTGTCCTGATGATGAAGAAGAGGCAGTAATTGGCTGGCAAGAAAAACTCTTCAGCCAG TTTGAGGTGGATCTGTACCAACATGAGTCAGCCTGTCAGACCCCCTTGGACAGGCAGTACCACCATGAAATCCTGAAGCTGGAGAAGTCAGGAGGCCGGAAGAATTACCGCATCTTCACCTACACAGACCATGACCGATTCACCAACCTGGAGGAG CGCTGTCAGAAAGTGACCAGCTCAGAGCAGGAGGTGCCATCCTTCCTGGCAGAGAGGATGGCCAATTTAAGGAGAAGAAGACAGGACCGCAGACCAAC GGCAGGAAGTGTTCTGAAGTCCCGCATCATCACCTGGAAGCCCTCAGAAGAATTTATTAAGAATAACCACGTCATCAACACCCCTGTTCAGACCATGTATATCATGGGAGACTTGGGACCATATGGGAC GCTCGGCCACAGGGAGTATGAACACGTTCTTTGCACAGTCAAGATGGATGGCAATGGGGTGATCACAGTGAAACCTGATTTCACGAGCACTAAAGGTGCTTACAG GATTGAGCTGGATGGTGAGAAGCGGGAGCTGTGGAGGTACACCGTTGAGAATGCCTCAGCCCAGGTGCAAcgagaggaggaggagcgggagcAACGCATGTTCAGAGAT TTGTATAGTCGGCACAAGGAATATCTCAACGGCCTTGTTGGCTCAGACTTTGAGATG ACTCTCCCTGGTGCACTTCGGCTGTTTGTGAATGGAGAGATAG GTTGGTCGAGCCCAGCATTCCAGCAGCTCTCTGGGGTGACGCAGACCTGTGCCACCAAGACCCTGGGCAGG GACAATGTGGCATACTTCTCCTACCCCTTTACTCTGGAGATGTTTTTCACCCAAGAGGATGAGTCAGAAG GCTCTCTCCCACTGTGGCCTGTGATCTATTTTGAGGTTCTCTCGCTGGATTATTGGCAGAGGTATCGTGTTGAAGGTTATGGCTCTGTGGTGCTGCCAGCAGCTCCAG GGTTCCACACCCTGACAGCCCCGACCTGGCGACCCACTGAGCTAGGGACGGTCTCTGAGCTGAGGAGGTTTTTCATTGGTGGGTCCCCTGAACTGGAGGACATGACCTACGTCAGGGTGCCAGGAATCTTCAAG GGAGAGTGCCTGAGCCGCTTTGGTTTCCGCACAGAGACAACAGGGAGCGTCACGTTCCggctccactgcctgcagcagtcCAG AGCCTTCCTGGAGTCCAGTGCCCTGAGGAAGCACATGCAGAGTGTGCTGGACCGGCTCGGGGGCTTCAGCCAGCAGAACTCCCTCTACAGCGTCCTGG AGGCATTCCAGAGGGCGCGGCGCCGGATGCAGGAAGCACGTGAGAGCCTCCCTCAGGACCTGATCAGCACCTCTGCCTCCACCGTGCAGCAGCCATGA
- the MKS1 gene encoding Meckel syndrome type 1 protein isoform X3: MANLRRRRQDRRPTAGSVLKSRIITWKPSEEFIKNNHVINTPVQTMYIMGDLGPYGTLGHREYEHVLCTVKMDGNGVITVKPDFTSTKGAYRIELDGEKRELWRYTVENASAQVQREEEEREQRMFRDLYSRHKEYLNGLVGSDFEMTLPGALRLFVNGEIVSAQGYGYDHLYVHFFLELPSRWSSPAFQQLSGVTQTCATKTLGRDNVAYFSYPFTLEMFFTQEDESEGSLPLWPVIYFEVLSLDYWQRYRVEGYGSVVLPAAPGFHTLTAPTWRPTELGTVSELRRFFIGGSPELEDMTYVRVPGIFKGECLSRFGFRTETTGSVTFRLHCLQQSRAFLESSALRKHMQSVLDRLGGFSQQNSLYSVLEAFQRARRRMQEARESLPQDLISTSASTVQQP; the protein is encoded by the exons ATGGCCAATTTAAGGAGAAGAAGACAGGACCGCAGACCAAC GGCAGGAAGTGTTCTGAAGTCCCGCATCATCACCTGGAAGCCCTCAGAAGAATTTATTAAGAATAACCACGTCATCAACACCCCTGTTCAGACCATGTATATCATGGGAGACTTGGGACCATATGGGAC GCTCGGCCACAGGGAGTATGAACACGTTCTTTGCACAGTCAAGATGGATGGCAATGGGGTGATCACAGTGAAACCTGATTTCACGAGCACTAAAGGTGCTTACAG GATTGAGCTGGATGGTGAGAAGCGGGAGCTGTGGAGGTACACCGTTGAGAATGCCTCAGCCCAGGTGCAAcgagaggaggaggagcgggagcAACGCATGTTCAGAGAT TTGTATAGTCGGCACAAGGAATATCTCAACGGCCTTGTTGGCTCAGACTTTGAGATG ACTCTCCCTGGTGCACTTCGGCTGTTTGTGAATGGAGAGATAG TTTCAGCCCAGGGCTACGGGTATGACCATCTCTATGTTCATTTCTTCCTGGAGCTGCCCAGCC GTTGGTCGAGCCCAGCATTCCAGCAGCTCTCTGGGGTGACGCAGACCTGTGCCACCAAGACCCTGGGCAGG GACAATGTGGCATACTTCTCCTACCCCTTTACTCTGGAGATGTTTTTCACCCAAGAGGATGAGTCAGAAG GCTCTCTCCCACTGTGGCCTGTGATCTATTTTGAGGTTCTCTCGCTGGATTATTGGCAGAGGTATCGTGTTGAAGGTTATGGCTCTGTGGTGCTGCCAGCAGCTCCAG GGTTCCACACCCTGACAGCCCCGACCTGGCGACCCACTGAGCTAGGGACGGTCTCTGAGCTGAGGAGGTTTTTCATTGGTGGGTCCCCTGAACTGGAGGACATGACCTACGTCAGGGTGCCAGGAATCTTCAAG GGAGAGTGCCTGAGCCGCTTTGGTTTCCGCACAGAGACAACAGGGAGCGTCACGTTCCggctccactgcctgcagcagtcCAG AGCCTTCCTGGAGTCCAGTGCCCTGAGGAAGCACATGCAGAGTGTGCTGGACCGGCTCGGGGGCTTCAGCCAGCAGAACTCCCTCTACAGCGTCCTGG AGGCATTCCAGAGGGCGCGGCGCCGGATGCAGGAAGCACGTGAGAGCCTCCCTCAGGACCTGATCAGCACCTCTGCCTCCACCGTGCAGCAGCCATGA
- the MKS1 gene encoding Meckel syndrome type 1 protein isoform X4: MYIMGDLGPYGTLGHREYEHVLCTVKMDGNGVITVKPDFTSTKGAYRIELDGEKRELWRYTVENASAQVQREEEEREQRMFRDLYSRHKEYLNGLVGSDFEMTLPGALRLFVNGEIVSAQGYGYDHLYVHFFLELPSRWSSPAFQQLSGVTQTCATKTLGRDNVAYFSYPFTLEMFFTQEDESEGSLPLWPVIYFEVLSLDYWQRYRVEGYGSVVLPAAPGFHTLTAPTWRPTELGTVSELRRFFIGGSPELEDMTYVRVPGIFKGECLSRFGFRTETTGSVTFRLHCLQQSRAFLESSALRKHMQSVLDRLGGFSQQNSLYSVLEAFQRARRRMQEARESLPQDLISTSASTVQQP; this comes from the exons ATGTATATCATGGGAGACTTGGGACCATATGGGAC GCTCGGCCACAGGGAGTATGAACACGTTCTTTGCACAGTCAAGATGGATGGCAATGGGGTGATCACAGTGAAACCTGATTTCACGAGCACTAAAGGTGCTTACAG GATTGAGCTGGATGGTGAGAAGCGGGAGCTGTGGAGGTACACCGTTGAGAATGCCTCAGCCCAGGTGCAAcgagaggaggaggagcgggagcAACGCATGTTCAGAGAT TTGTATAGTCGGCACAAGGAATATCTCAACGGCCTTGTTGGCTCAGACTTTGAGATG ACTCTCCCTGGTGCACTTCGGCTGTTTGTGAATGGAGAGATAG TTTCAGCCCAGGGCTACGGGTATGACCATCTCTATGTTCATTTCTTCCTGGAGCTGCCCAGCC GTTGGTCGAGCCCAGCATTCCAGCAGCTCTCTGGGGTGACGCAGACCTGTGCCACCAAGACCCTGGGCAGG GACAATGTGGCATACTTCTCCTACCCCTTTACTCTGGAGATGTTTTTCACCCAAGAGGATGAGTCAGAAG GCTCTCTCCCACTGTGGCCTGTGATCTATTTTGAGGTTCTCTCGCTGGATTATTGGCAGAGGTATCGTGTTGAAGGTTATGGCTCTGTGGTGCTGCCAGCAGCTCCAG GGTTCCACACCCTGACAGCCCCGACCTGGCGACCCACTGAGCTAGGGACGGTCTCTGAGCTGAGGAGGTTTTTCATTGGTGGGTCCCCTGAACTGGAGGACATGACCTACGTCAGGGTGCCAGGAATCTTCAAG GGAGAGTGCCTGAGCCGCTTTGGTTTCCGCACAGAGACAACAGGGAGCGTCACGTTCCggctccactgcctgcagcagtcCAG AGCCTTCCTGGAGTCCAGTGCCCTGAGGAAGCACATGCAGAGTGTGCTGGACCGGCTCGGGGGCTTCAGCCAGCAGAACTCCCTCTACAGCGTCCTGG AGGCATTCCAGAGGGCGCGGCGCCGGATGCAGGAAGCACGTGAGAGCCTCCCTCAGGACCTGATCAGCACCTCTGCCTCCACCGTGCAGCAGCCATGA
- the MKS1 gene encoding Meckel syndrome type 1 protein isoform X1, which yields MEEPGWSTDAGGAVYRSRDPVRNLRIRVHIQRVTSTSLLLQQLQQPAGQQGKELISLATFSSHPAASGNCPDDEEEAVIGWQEKLFSQFEVDLYQHESACQTPLDRQYHHEILKLEKSGGRKNYRIFTYTDHDRFTNLEERCQKVTSSEQEVPSFLAERMANLRRRRQDRRPTAGSVLKSRIITWKPSEEFIKNNHVINTPVQTMYIMGDLGPYGTLGHREYEHVLCTVKMDGNGVITVKPDFTSTKGAYRIELDGEKRELWRYTVENASAQVQREEEEREQRMFRDLYSRHKEYLNGLVGSDFEMTLPGALRLFVNGEIVSAQGYGYDHLYVHFFLELPSRWSSPAFQQLSGVTQTCATKTLGRDNVAYFSYPFTLEMFFTQEDESEGSLPLWPVIYFEVLSLDYWQRYRVEGYGSVVLPAAPGFHTLTAPTWRPTELGTVSELRRFFIGGSPELEDMTYVRVPGIFKGECLSRFGFRTETTGSVTFRLHCLQQSRAFLESSALRKHMQSVLDRLGGFSQQNSLYSVLEAFQRARRRMQEARESLPQDLISTSASTVQQP from the exons ATGGAGGAGCCGGGCTGGAGCACGGACGCCGGCGGGGCGGTGTATCGCTCCCGGGACCCCGTGCGGAACCTGCGCATCCG ggTTCACATCCAGCGGGTCACTTCCACCAGcctcctcctgcagcagctccagcagcccgccgggcagcaggggaaggagcTCATCAGCTTGGCCACCTTCAGCTCCCACCCTGCTGCAA GTGGCAATTGTCCTGATGATGAAGAAGAGGCAGTAATTGGCTGGCAAGAAAAACTCTTCAGCCAG TTTGAGGTGGATCTGTACCAACATGAGTCAGCCTGTCAGACCCCCTTGGACAGGCAGTACCACCATGAAATCCTGAAGCTGGAGAAGTCAGGAGGCCGGAAGAATTACCGCATCTTCACCTACACAGACCATGACCGATTCACCAACCTGGAGGAG CGCTGTCAGAAAGTGACCAGCTCAGAGCAGGAGGTGCCATCCTTCCTGGCAGAGAGGATGGCCAATTTAAGGAGAAGAAGACAGGACCGCAGACCAAC GGCAGGAAGTGTTCTGAAGTCCCGCATCATCACCTGGAAGCCCTCAGAAGAATTTATTAAGAATAACCACGTCATCAACACCCCTGTTCAGACCATGTATATCATGGGAGACTTGGGACCATATGGGAC GCTCGGCCACAGGGAGTATGAACACGTTCTTTGCACAGTCAAGATGGATGGCAATGGGGTGATCACAGTGAAACCTGATTTCACGAGCACTAAAGGTGCTTACAG GATTGAGCTGGATGGTGAGAAGCGGGAGCTGTGGAGGTACACCGTTGAGAATGCCTCAGCCCAGGTGCAAcgagaggaggaggagcgggagcAACGCATGTTCAGAGAT TTGTATAGTCGGCACAAGGAATATCTCAACGGCCTTGTTGGCTCAGACTTTGAGATG ACTCTCCCTGGTGCACTTCGGCTGTTTGTGAATGGAGAGATAG TTTCAGCCCAGGGCTACGGGTATGACCATCTCTATGTTCATTTCTTCCTGGAGCTGCCCAGCC GTTGGTCGAGCCCAGCATTCCAGCAGCTCTCTGGGGTGACGCAGACCTGTGCCACCAAGACCCTGGGCAGG GACAATGTGGCATACTTCTCCTACCCCTTTACTCTGGAGATGTTTTTCACCCAAGAGGATGAGTCAGAAG GCTCTCTCCCACTGTGGCCTGTGATCTATTTTGAGGTTCTCTCGCTGGATTATTGGCAGAGGTATCGTGTTGAAGGTTATGGCTCTGTGGTGCTGCCAGCAGCTCCAG GGTTCCACACCCTGACAGCCCCGACCTGGCGACCCACTGAGCTAGGGACGGTCTCTGAGCTGAGGAGGTTTTTCATTGGTGGGTCCCCTGAACTGGAGGACATGACCTACGTCAGGGTGCCAGGAATCTTCAAG GGAGAGTGCCTGAGCCGCTTTGGTTTCCGCACAGAGACAACAGGGAGCGTCACGTTCCggctccactgcctgcagcagtcCAG AGCCTTCCTGGAGTCCAGTGCCCTGAGGAAGCACATGCAGAGTGTGCTGGACCGGCTCGGGGGCTTCAGCCAGCAGAACTCCCTCTACAGCGTCCTGG AGGCATTCCAGAGGGCGCGGCGCCGGATGCAGGAAGCACGTGAGAGCCTCCCTCAGGACCTGATCAGCACCTCTGCCTCCACCGTGCAGCAGCCATGA